One region of Mobula birostris isolate sMobBir1 chromosome 24, sMobBir1.hap1, whole genome shotgun sequence genomic DNA includes:
- the afmid gene encoding kynurenine formamidase isoform X3: protein MDRSTVVESHIRELTEGTTKGRKVAQTKLDEAYGQDDCEKLDIYLPPNQATASTLLIYFHGGYWQSLSKDLSGFMVPPLVKAGVIVVAIDYTLAPKGNMDLIVSQVCRSVAYITQHYPGMSVYICGHSAGAHLGAMVLCTDWAEYSVSPNIKGALLVSGIYDLRPIVHMSANDPLQMTEDDAIRNSPMEFVNTMKGLDKSLEIVVAVAQYDSSEFRKQSQEYYQAIKAAGFNASFHDISNKDHFDIIERLMEEKYILTQVLLKMMSIK from the exons ATGGACAGGTCTACAGTAGTAGAATCCCACATCAGGGAACTTACTGAAG GCACCACTAAAGGTCGCAAAGTAGCTCAAACTAAGTTAGATGAAGCCTATGGACAAGACGATTGTGAAAAATTGGATATTTATCTACCTCCAAACCAAGCAACAG CTTCCACTCTGCTCATCTACTTTCACGGGGGGTATTGGCAGTCGCTGAG CAAAGACTTGTCTGGTTTCATGGTGCCTCCACTGGTTAAAGCTGGAGTAATTGTTGTTGCTATTGACTACACACTTGCACCAAAAG GTAACATGGACTTAATTGTGTCTCAGGTCTGTCGTAGTGTGGCCTACATCACGCAACATTATCCTGGTATGAG TGTTTACATCTGTGGTCATTCTGCGGGTGCACATCTGGGTGCTATGGTGCTGTGCACAGACTGGGCGGAGTACAGTGTATCACCTAATATAAAAG GTGCATTGCTTGTCAGTGGAATTTACGACCTCCGTCCAATTGTCCACATGAGTGCCAACGATCCTCTTCAGATGACTGA gGATGATGCTATCCGAAACAGCCCGATGGAGTTTGTGAATACCATGAAAGGATTGGACAAGAGCTTGGAGATTGTTGTTGCAGTAGCTCAGTATGATTCAAGTGAATTTAGGAAACAATCTCAGGAATATTACCAG GCTATTAAGGCTGCTGGATTCAATGCATCTTTTCATGATATATCAAACAAGGATCATTTTGATATTATAGAGAGACTCATGGAAGAGAAGTACATTCTGACACAG GTTCTGCTGAAAATGATGTCTATAAAATGA
- the afmid gene encoding kynurenine formamidase isoform X2 — MNSSIDHSQDPNLSEIVLQATLGKYRQGTTKGRKVAQTKLDEAYGQDDCEKLDIYLPPNQATASTLLIYFHGGYWQSLSKDLSGFMVPPLVKAGVIVVAIDYTLAPKGNMDLIVSQVCRSVAYITQHYPGMSVYICGHSAGAHLGAMVLCTDWAEYSVSPNIKGALLVSGIYDLRPIVHMSANDPLQMTEDDAIRNSPMEFVNTMKGLDKSLEIVVAVAQYDSSEFRKQSQEYYQAIKAAGFNASFHDISNKDHFDIIERLMEEKYILTQVLLKMMSIK, encoded by the exons ATGAATTCAAGCATTGATCACAGCCAGGATCCAAATTTAAGTGAAATTGTACTTCAGGCCACTTTGGGAAAATACAGGCAAG GCACCACTAAAGGTCGCAAAGTAGCTCAAACTAAGTTAGATGAAGCCTATGGACAAGACGATTGTGAAAAATTGGATATTTATCTACCTCCAAACCAAGCAACAG CTTCCACTCTGCTCATCTACTTTCACGGGGGGTATTGGCAGTCGCTGAG CAAAGACTTGTCTGGTTTCATGGTGCCTCCACTGGTTAAAGCTGGAGTAATTGTTGTTGCTATTGACTACACACTTGCACCAAAAG GTAACATGGACTTAATTGTGTCTCAGGTCTGTCGTAGTGTGGCCTACATCACGCAACATTATCCTGGTATGAG TGTTTACATCTGTGGTCATTCTGCGGGTGCACATCTGGGTGCTATGGTGCTGTGCACAGACTGGGCGGAGTACAGTGTATCACCTAATATAAAAG GTGCATTGCTTGTCAGTGGAATTTACGACCTCCGTCCAATTGTCCACATGAGTGCCAACGATCCTCTTCAGATGACTGA gGATGATGCTATCCGAAACAGCCCGATGGAGTTTGTGAATACCATGAAAGGATTGGACAAGAGCTTGGAGATTGTTGTTGCAGTAGCTCAGTATGATTCAAGTGAATTTAGGAAACAATCTCAGGAATATTACCAG GCTATTAAGGCTGCTGGATTCAATGCATCTTTTCATGATATATCAAACAAGGATCATTTTGATATTATAGAGAGACTCATGGAAGAGAAGTACATTCTGACACAG GTTCTGCTGAAAATGATGTCTATAAAATGA
- the afmid gene encoding kynurenine formamidase isoform X1: MSSWRAMNKEELEAQYSPSCWSHRMDRSTVVESHIRELTEGTTKGRKVAQTKLDEAYGQDDCEKLDIYLPPNQATASTLLIYFHGGYWQSLSKDLSGFMVPPLVKAGVIVVAIDYTLAPKGNMDLIVSQVCRSVAYITQHYPGMSVYICGHSAGAHLGAMVLCTDWAEYSVSPNIKGALLVSGIYDLRPIVHMSANDPLQMTEDDAIRNSPMEFVNTMKGLDKSLEIVVAVAQYDSSEFRKQSQEYYQAIKAAGFNASFHDISNKDHFDIIERLMEEKYILTQVLLKMMSIK, translated from the exons ATGAGCTCGTGGAGGGCAATGAATAAAGAA GAGCTAGAAGCACAGTACTCTCCCAGTTGCTGGTCACATCGCATGGACAGGTCTACAGTAGTAGAATCCCACATCAGGGAACTTACTGAAG GCACCACTAAAGGTCGCAAAGTAGCTCAAACTAAGTTAGATGAAGCCTATGGACAAGACGATTGTGAAAAATTGGATATTTATCTACCTCCAAACCAAGCAACAG CTTCCACTCTGCTCATCTACTTTCACGGGGGGTATTGGCAGTCGCTGAG CAAAGACTTGTCTGGTTTCATGGTGCCTCCACTGGTTAAAGCTGGAGTAATTGTTGTTGCTATTGACTACACACTTGCACCAAAAG GTAACATGGACTTAATTGTGTCTCAGGTCTGTCGTAGTGTGGCCTACATCACGCAACATTATCCTGGTATGAG TGTTTACATCTGTGGTCATTCTGCGGGTGCACATCTGGGTGCTATGGTGCTGTGCACAGACTGGGCGGAGTACAGTGTATCACCTAATATAAAAG GTGCATTGCTTGTCAGTGGAATTTACGACCTCCGTCCAATTGTCCACATGAGTGCCAACGATCCTCTTCAGATGACTGA gGATGATGCTATCCGAAACAGCCCGATGGAGTTTGTGAATACCATGAAAGGATTGGACAAGAGCTTGGAGATTGTTGTTGCAGTAGCTCAGTATGATTCAAGTGAATTTAGGAAACAATCTCAGGAATATTACCAG GCTATTAAGGCTGCTGGATTCAATGCATCTTTTCATGATATATCAAACAAGGATCATTTTGATATTATAGAGAGACTCATGGAAGAGAAGTACATTCTGACACAG GTTCTGCTGAAAATGATGTCTATAAAATGA